A stretch of DNA from Nonlabens ponticola:
ATCCACACAGTGGGCTGTTCCATACTATCTAGCGCATAGAAAGTTGCGTTGACATTGGTCGCTTTAGAATCATTAATGTACTGAACTTTGTTGATCTTGAGCACTTGCTCCAATCGATGTTCCACACCTTGAAACGATTGTAGGCTTTGACGTATCGTCTCCTTTCTTATTTTCAATAATTTGGCAGTGGTAGCGGCTGCCATCGCATTTGCTGTGTTGTGTTGACCCTTAACGGATAGTTGCTGTATAGGCATAGTAAAAGTTGATTGTTCTAATTGAATATGTATGGAATCATCGACGATGCTAGCGCCGTGATCTAATTGTTTTTCTAGTGAAAATGGTATGCGTTGTGACTTGATGTCACTTTGCTCTAAAGCATTTGTAATAGCAGGATCGTCTGCGTTATAGATTAGGTAATCACCGGCGTCTTGATTAAGTGCAATGCGCATTTTTGACGCTAGGTAATTCTCAAACTTGTAGTCATAGCGATCCAGATGATCTGGCGTGACATTGAGTAAGACTGCTACATGAGGTTTAAATGATTTGATACCATCCAACTGGAAACTGCTTACCTCAAGCAATCTATGACTTGCTTCACCTTGCGCCACTTGCTGGGCAAAACTCTCGCCTATGTTGCCACCCATCGTGTAATCGGCCTCATCGGTTTTAAGAATGCGCCCTATCATGCTGGTGACCGTCGTTTTCCCGTTGCTGCCAGTAACTGCAATGATATTCTCGTTGCTGTGTGCTGCCGCAAACTCAATTTCAGAAATTACGGGAACGTTTTGTGCAGTGAATTTTTGCACCACTTCTGCAGTGTCAGGAATTCCTGGGCTTTTCACTACCAGACTTGCATTGCTGATTGTTGACCATGTGTGTTGCCCTGACTCGTAGGGAATGTTGTTGGTTTGTAACGCTTTCGCGAAAGCTGACTTAAAATCACCCATATTGCTCACAAATACATCGTACTGCATTTCATGAGCCAGCAAAGCCGCGCCCAAGCCGCTGATGCCGCCACCAAGAATAATGACGCGCTCATAATTATATGTTGTGTTAGCCTGTGGCACTAGCGTAATTTTAGGGTTATGACGGTGAGAATTGCGAGTAGAATTCCAACAATCCAAAAGCGAACGACAATTTTACTCTCGTGAAAACCTCGTTTTTGATAATGGTGATGTAGCGGTGACATGAGGAAAATACGTCGACCTTCTCCGTATTTTTTTCTTGTGTATTTGAACCAACTTACCTGCATGATCACAGATAGATTTTCCATAAAAAAGATTCCGCACAGGATAGGAATAAGTAGTTCCTTGCGCGTTGCAATAGCAAGTACGGCAATGATACCACCTATGGTCAAACTGCCGGTATCACCCATAAATACTTGTGCAGGAAATGTGTTGTACCATAAAAATCCTACCAGCGCACCAGCAAAAGCAGCAGTAAAAACCACCATCTCACCAGAGTTGGGTATGTACATGACATTGAGATAATCAGAAAACACGATGTTACCAGATATCCATGCAAATAGCGCTAGTGTCAATACTACAATAGAACTTGTTCCTGCGGCAAGACCGTCAATACCATCAGTAAGATTTGCGCCGTTTGAAACGCCTGTTACAATTACAATGACGACTGGAATAAATATGAGCCAGGCCCATTTTGCTAGCGATGGATCGATCCACGTGAGCAATGACGCATAGTCAAACTCATTTCCCTTGACAAAAGGAATGGTTGTTTTGGTAGATTGTTCCGCTGGCTCAAATTCTCTAGGTGAATTTTGTGTGATGAGCTCTTGACCGCTTTTAGGGTTAGTAATTTCTTCTTTGATGGTGACACCTGGATGAAAATACATGGTGGCACCAATGATGCATCCCAAAACCACCTGACCCAAGACCTTGAATTTACCATGCAGGCCGCCTTTATCCTTCTGGAATATCTTGATATAATCATCTGTAAAACCTATCAATCCCATCCAAACAGTTGTGACGATCAACATGATGACATAGATATTGTCCAATTGTGCAAACAGCAATACTGGAACTAGCGTCGCGAGAATAATTATGATACCACCCATGGTAGGCGTACCGGCCTTTTGAGCCTGTCCTTCAAGACCTAGATCTCTTACCGTTTCACCTATCTGCATGCGTTGCAAATACTTGATGATGCGCTTACCGTAAATCGTAGAAAATCCTAGCGATAGCACAAATGCAATCGCAGCCCTAAAGGTGATAAACCCAAATAGGGAAGCACCAGGAAACTGGAACTCGCTTTCTAAATAATCAAATAGGTAATACAGCATGTTACTTTTCTAGTTGGTTGAGTATGGTGGTAATCTTCTTGCGGTCGTCAAAATCGTGACGCACGCCATTTATCTCCTGATAGGTTTCATGGCCTTTTCCAGCGATGAGTATGATGTCGTTTTTGTTTGCGATGTTTGCCGCCGTTTTAATGGCTTGTTCTCTATTGACAATAGTCATTGATTTCTGGAAGTTTTGTGGCTGGACGCCAGCTTCCATGTCTTTTAAGATGGCTTCAGGATCTTCTGTACGTGGATTGTCACTGGTTAGGATGACTTTATTGCTCAAGCTGGTTGCAATATCTGCCATGATAGGCCTCTTTGATGTATCACGATCGCCACCGCAGCCTACTACGGTGATCAATTGCGCATTTTTAGTACGTATGGCATTTATAGTCTGCAATACATTCTTGAGCGCATCTGGCGTGTGTGCATAGTCAATTATAGCGGTGATATTCTGCGCCTTTGTAGTGAAATATTGGAATCTACCTGAAACCCCATCGAGCTTTGAAATGGTTTCTAGCACCTCTAGTTCTTCCAATCCTAATTCAACGGCACATGCATAAATCGCTAACACATTATAAGCGTTGAACTCGCCTATCATTTTAGTCCACAATTCCTGACCGTTGACTTTAAGCAGCAATCCACCAAATTGATTTTCTAGAATATTTCCCTGATAATCTGTATAGGTTTTTAAGGCATAACCTAGTTTTCTGGCCTTCGTATTTTGTACCATGACTGGTCCATTCTTATCATCCTTATTATAGATAGCAAAAGCACATGTAGCCAACTCGTCAAAAAAACGCTTTTTGACATCGCGGTATTCTTTAAAGGAGTTATGATAATCGAGATGGTCGTGAGAAAGATTTGTGAAAATACCGCCTGCAAAATGTAGACCTGTGACACGCTCTTGAGAAATCCCATGGCTACTTACTTCCATAAAACAGTAATCCACACCAGCGTCTCTCATGCTGGCTAGATGCTTATTGATCGTCAATGGATCTGGTGTGGTATGCTTTGTAGGAACTACTACCTCATCGATTAATATCTCCACAGTACTGATCAAGCCAGTTTTATAACCACAATTTTTGAATAGCTGGTATAGCAAACTTGTGGTAGTGGTCTTACCGTTGGTTCCAGTAACGCCTATCAGTTTCAAATCAGCTGATGGATTGTCATAAAAGTTTGCAGCCATCAGAGCCAAAGCCTTGTGTGAATTATCTACAACGACATAAGTAACTTTATTAATTTGAGTTACGGGCAGATTCTCGACAATCACTGCTGTAGCTCCATTTTCAATAGCCTTGTCGATATACTCATGGCCATCCATTTGAACACCTGTCAAAGCAACGAATACATCATTGCCAGCAACAGATCTTGAGTCAAAATGAATATTCTCGATGGAAACATCTGTAGAGCCGATCACTTTTTCTAGGCTAACCTTATATAATATGTCCTTGAGCTGCATCATGACAACGTCAATATTATTTGTTGGGATTTAGATATAGGAAGACCAGCTTTAATGCTTTGACCCTTTACTTTTCCTTTACCTTTTATGATTACTCTAGCTCCCAAATTCTCCAGAATCGTGATCGCATCCATCGCATCCATTCCTGTGACATCGGGAAATGTTTTGTGTTCTTTCTGTACGCTGGTGTAGTAGGCGTTGATGTTCTCAATTACTGGTTCTGGCTGAGATTGTGGAATAGCAACCTCATTGGATTGTGGATTGCTGGCATAAATTTTCTGGGCAATCTTCTTAAATACTGGTCCAGCAACGATATTACCGTAATAACCTTTTTTTACGTCTGGTTTATGTATCACCACAATGCAGCTATATAAAGGTTTATCTGCTGGAAAGTAGCCAGCAAAAGATGCGATGTAATTTCCAGAACTTTTCCAATATTCTGTTTGACAGGTTCCTGTTTTACCAGCCATCGAGAAATCTTTAGAATACAGATTGTCTGCCGTACCGCGACGCACGACATTCTCCATCATGACCTTTACCTTATCAATTGTCTCCTGACTACAGATTGACGGGTTCAAAATCTCGCGATCGTATTGCTCAATAGTTTTTCCTTTTGAACGAACCTCTTTTATCAATCTAGGCTTTACCATGACACCATCGTTAGCGACCGCATTATAAAAAGTCAAGGTTTGCAAAGGCGTTAATTGAACACCGTAACCAAAGCCCATCCATGGCAGTGACAAACCGCTCCACGATTGATCATCTGGATGTGGTATAAATGGCCTGCCTTCTCCTATAATAGGTAACTCTAATTTTTTGTGCAGATTCATACTATACAAGCGATCCACATAACGTTCTGGACCACTGGAATAGTTATCCTGTATCATTTGAACGAGTGCAGTATTTGAGGATACTTCAAAAGCTTTGGCAACGCTTATTTTGCCATAACCACCATATTTGGAGTCACGCACATTGCGACCGTAATAAGATATTTTACCACCTTGTGTATCAAACACTGTACTTGTATCGACAACCTTGTCTTCTAATGCTGCGATGACGCTCATTAATTTGAAAGTAGAACCAGGCTCGTGCGATTCCCATAAAGCGTAATTGCGCTTTTCATAATACTTTCCACTTGATGCACGACCTAGATTTGAGAGTGCTTTGATCTCACCAGTGGCGACTTCCATAACGACGGCTGTCCCATGATCTGCCTCAAAATATTCTAGTTGCTCAAGTAATGCATGATGCGCTACATCCTGCATGTTGACGTCGATCGTACTGTAAACATCCAGCCCATCTTGAGGCTCAATCTCATTCACATTATCAATGGGTTTCCACTGGTTTCCCGAGATTTTCTGGACGAGTCTAGATCCATTTTCACCTTTTAAAAATGTTGAATACGCACCTTCTAGACCTACACCGGCTTTGCCTGGCTCGTCATAGCCTACGAGGCGTTCGGCCATTTTTCCTAACGGATATTCTCTCACCACATGCGGTTCTACAATCAATCCACCACGATAGGCACCGCGATTAAATAGCGCAAAACTCTTGATCTCCATAAGATCAGAGTAGCCTACATCGCTGGCGATCTTGAGATACCTAGAATTGGTGGCTCTCGCCCTACGGAATTTCTTGAGGTAAAATGATTTTGGTTTATTTAGCTTTCGCGAAAGCTGACTAGACAACTTGTCCACACCTGCGTTAAAGTCTTTATCGCTAGGTGCCACCGCATCAAACCTGATGTCGTATTTTGAAATAGAGGTTGCAAGTAGCTGACCGTTTGCATCGTATAGATTACCACGATTAGCGTCTACTACCTGCGTGCGGAATATGCGTTGCTCGGCTTTGGCGCGGTATTCATCACCTTCTACGAATTGTATACGTGCAATTTGAGCGGCAATGGCTAGACCCATGATGCCAAAAAAGATGCTCACGACATAGATACGGCTCAGTATTTTTTTATCAGTCGTTGCCATCTTGCTGTGATTTAACGGTGATCTTTTGTGGTGGACTGCTAGGCGGCTTGATACCAGTAGGCTTGAGATTACTAGCAATTGTGGATTCCATTTGCAAAAACATAAGCTCGCGCTGACCTTCTACATATTGACTGCGCAACTCATTTACTTCCTCGTTGAGTTGTGAGATGTAATGTGATTTTCTTTCTAGCGAGTGCCCGCTGTAGATCATGATGAGTGCTAGCATTGCTGAAAACAGCATGAACTTCCAGTTCTTGAGCGCATCATCGTTGGTAAGGAAACTACCGCGCAATATGTTTGTGAATCGATTTGCCATGCTAGTCTTCCTCGATTTTTGTAGCGATGCGCAGTTTTGCACTGCGAGCACGGCTATTCTCTTTTAGCTCTTCTTGAGATGGCACAATGAGTCCACCAACTTTTTTAAAAGGCACCTCAACCCGACCGAAAACATCTTTCTCTGGTTCACCTTCAAAAAGACCATTGCGTATAAATCTCTTAACTGGCCTATCCTCTAGAGAATGATAGGATATCACGCTCAATCTACCGCCAGTTTTAAGCACCTCGCGAGATTGCTGGAGAAATGCATAAAGCGCCTCCATTTCTTTATTGACCTCTATACGTATGGCTTGAAAGATTTGCGCCATCTGTTTATTCTCAATACGCGCAGGTACTAGCGGCGCACAGACTTTTCGCAAATCGGCAACGGTCAAAATAGCTTGCTCTTCTCTGGCTTTGGTAATTTCTCTTGCAATGCGCGGCGCATTGCGCAACTCTCCATAATGCTTGAATATGCGCTGTAAATCCTCGACAGAATAATCATTGACTATCTGTACAGCATCTACAGCAGCTTTTTGATCCATGCGCATATCTAGTCGAGAATCAAATCGTGTTGAAAAACCACGGCTAGGTTCATTGAACTGGTGTGAACTCACACCAAGATCTGCTAGAATCCCATCCACTTTTTTGACTCCGTAAAGTCTAAGAAACCGCTTGAGGTATTGAAAATTTTGAGGTATGAGTTCAAAGCGTGGATCATCAATAGCATTTGCCTGCGCATCAGGATCTTGATCAAAGGCATATAATTTGCCGTCATCGCCTAATCTATTGAGTATCTCGCGAGAATGACCACCACCACCAAAGGTGACATCGACATAAACACCATCGGGTTTTATATCGAGTCCATCAATGGATTCCTGTAATAAAACAGGATTATGATAAGAGGTCTGTTGTGTCATCACCCATTACTTCTTGTGCGAGGTCTGCAAAATCTACTGATGCATCGTCAATCGCTTTTTCATATTTATCCTTATCCCATATCTCGATGATATTGATCGCGCTCGAGATGGTGAGCTCCTTTGAGATACCAGCTTTTTCAATTAGATCTTTTGGGATAAGCAGACGGCCGTTAGAATCAATCTCGACCACTTTGGCGCCAGCTGTAAATCGACGTATAAAGTCATTATTCTTTTGCTTAAAGCGGTTGAGCTTACCCATTTTGGCCATGACAAGATTCCATTCTTCCATAGGATATAATTCAATACACGGCTGGAAGACACTGCGTCTCATGACAAATCCTTGCTCTATCATAGGAAGCAATTGCTTCTTGATAGCAGCAGGCATCATGAAGCGACCCTTGGCATCTGCCTTGCACTCGTATGTTCCTATGAAATTGGTCATTGAAATAGCTCTATTGCGCTGATCTAATCAAATATAGAAAAGTTATCTCCACAATTTACCACTTTTTACCACATTGTTAATAAAACGCACCATATCTGAATAACTACGGCAGTTATGAACAATGAAAAATCACGACTCAGATTATTCGTGCCTGGTTAATCAGACGTCTTTAAGATGGACTTTTTAATCTTTGTGTGCTGCTCAATGGCATTAGAGCAATTGCCCTATATTTGTCTTTGACAACGATTTCTATGGCTCAAGAATTAATAAAGGATGGTAAGTTTGAGTATTACTCAAAAGGAGAAGGAACTCCTATCATCATTTTACATGGTCTCATGGGCGGCTTGAGTAATTTTCAAGGCGTTATTGATTTCTTTCCAGAAAAAGGCTATCAGGTCATTGCGCCATCTTTACCACTTTACACCATGCCTCTGGTTAAAACTAGCGTAGGCACGTTTGCAAAACACATCAAGAAATTCATTGACCATCTAGGGTTGGAAGATGTCATTCTTTTAGGCAATTCGCTAGGCGGACACATTGGTTTAGTGACTACAAAACTGTATCCAGAAAAAATCAAAGCACTCGTTATTACTGGAAGTTCTGGTTTGTATGAAAGTGCTATGGGCGAGAGCTACCCTAAACGTGGTGACTATGAGTATATCAAGAAGAAGAGTGAAGATGTATTTTATGATCCTGCGGTAGCGACTAAGGAAATTGTAGATGAGGTTTTTGGAGTGGTGAACGATCGTAAAAAATTGATTAAAACCTTGGCCATTGCAAAAAGCGCCATACGCCACAACATGTCAAAGGACTTGCCTAACATGACTACGCCTACCTGTATCATTTGGGGAAAGCAGGATGGCGTAACGCCACCAGATGTTGCCATTGAGTTTGATGAAAAGCTACCTGACAGCAAACTGTACTGGATTGATAAGTGCGGCCACGCAGCGATGATGGAGCATCCAGACGAGTTCAACGAGGTGCTGTATAGCTGGTTGCAAGAGCGACAATTCTAGAGATTATTCTTTTACTTACTGAGTTATGAAAATCAACACGGCAGAGTTTGTTATATCCAATCAGGACGTATCAAAATGCCCTAAGAACCGTATACCTGAATATGCCTTTATAGGTAGATCCAATGTGGGTAAATCTTCCTTGATCAATATGCTGGCAGACCATAAAAATCTAGCCAAAACATCTGGAAGACCTGGAAAAACACAACTCATTAATCACTTCTTGATCAACAAGGAATGGTATCTGGTAGATCTACCAGGTTATGGATATGCACGAGTTTCAAAGTCAAATAAGAAGAAGTTCCAGAAATTCATTACGAATTATTTTGAGCAACGCGAGCAACTGGTAAGTGCATTTGTTCTTGTCGATATACGCCACGAGCCACAGCCTATTGACATGGAGTTCATGGAATACCTTGGTGTTAATGGCATACCATTCAGTATTATATTTACTAAGGCTGATAAGTTGAAACCTAATGCAATAGATCGTAATGTAGAGGTCTACAAGAACATTTTGCTAGAAAGCATCTGGGAAGAGATACCACCTTACTTTATAACAAGCTCCAGCCATAAAACGGGTCGCGATGAGGTGCTTAACTACATCCAATCGATTAATGAGAACATGAATCAGTGATCGTTGATGGTATTCTTTCTTATATCCTTTAATAAGTACTCGATACCTTCAACTTTCATATCGCAAACGGTTTGAAGATATCTACCTAGCTTACCATCAGGAAATCCCTTGCGGCGATACCAGATATAATAAGGCTCTGGAATATCGCTCAAGAACTGTCCTTTGTATTTGCCATAAGGCATCTTGTACCATGCAAGTTCAACAAGCGACTTTGGATCTAGCACAATGTCGCTTTAGGAATCCTTCTTAAGATCCAGCTTCTCTGCAAAGTAGTCGCAAAAGTCAAGCATCGTATCACGCATCTTCTCATCGTTGGTTGCTCGATGATAGGTATCTGCCATGCTTACCAGTGTCTGGTGAAAGAAGACACGCATCTCGTCAACAGGCATATCCTTTGTCCATAAATCAATACGGAAGCTCTCTTTCTCGACGCTATCCCACATGGATACCATCATGGCTTTTGAAACGGCAGTATCCACGCCACCATCTGGCGCGCTCCACACGATGTTCTCGGGAACTCGATTCTCATCCAGCTCAATTCCTATACGTATCTCTGATCTTTTGCTCTTCTTACTCATTACTATCTTGCTGGTTTATATTTTGAATCGTTGAATAAAGTCGTTGCTGGCACACTAATTAAATCTTCTAGCTGTATAACGTTGTTATCCATATAAGCTGATACGATCTTGTAACCTATGAATCGTGCAATCGCACCTGGAGTCTGGTTATCTATTTCTAGATAAAATTTAGAAAAAGGTCCAGGTGCCATAAATCTAGCTTGTAACTGTTGGTCGGTGCTGTACAACACATCATTATCAATGAAGTATCGCCACACTTGTTCCTCGCTATTGACCGCAAAATCATATTTCTCTTGAGAATATCCCAATCGATATGAAGCTGCCGTAGTTGGCGCAAATTGTTCCTGCAGGTACAGCAACTTACCGTGATAAATCATCTGGTCTAGAAATGTGCGGCCTTGAGCTGGTGGCACAAATAGTTGTGCATACTCCATGGCAACATCAGGTACGATATTCTCGGGATTCATGCGAGCAGTTTTGTACCTACTTATACCAGCATAAAGTTCATGGTCGCTGCCCAGATAGTTATCGATACCTATGATAAGATATTGCGGCGTGGCTACTACATTAAGATCGTCATCAACTTCAGTCAAGACAGTGACGACATTAGTCTCTTTAAATTCTGGAAAGTAATACTTGACATGGCGCATCACATCTTCTACCTCATCCTGTAGTTGATCGTATTTAAAATCGGCCTCATTCACGGCATTCATGAGTAGATTGTGGATGGTGTCGCGACCTTGAAGTTTTGCTAGCCAGATGCTATCGGGAACTGATGCAGGAAAAAAAACCGGATACTCACTTTGAAAAGTTGGTAATTCTGCGGGTTTTAAATTGTCAAACTCTTGATGAAATTTGATAAACTCAACTTGCAATGGGATATTTGATATCTCGGCTTCTTGTTTGCTTGAAGATGTGCATGAGGATAACGCTTTCGCGAAAGCTAACACTACAAAAACCCTTAGCATCTTGTTAATCATAAGAACGTTGAAAAGAGATTGAATATTTTTACAAAAATACGATTATGAAGGTAGATCTAGTAGCACAGGCTATTGCAAAATGGCTTAAAGATTATGCTGATAACGCAGGCGTCAAAGGATATGTTGTTGGAGTAAGCGGTGGTATTGATAGCGCGGTGACCTCATCTCTTTGCGCACTAACAGGGCTGGATGTCTTGTGCGTTGAGATGCCTATACATCAGCATAAAGATCATGTAACGCGTGCGCAGGAACATATCAAACAACTCAAAGCGCGATTTGACAACGTGCGTGACGTGCGCAGTGACCTTACACCAGTATTTGACAGTTTTATAGCTGCCATGCCTGAGAGTGAGATGAATGACCTGGTGGCACTAACCCAAGGAAACACGAGAGCACGATTAAGAATGACTACACTTTATTATCACGCAGGGATCAATGGACTATTAGTCGCAGGTACGGGAAATAAAGTAGAAGATTTTGGTGTAGGATTTTACACCAAATACGGTGATGGTGGCGTCGATGTAAGTCCCATTGCCGATTTATTAAAAAGTCAAGTATATAAATTAGGGAAATATTTACAGGTTCCTGAAAGCATCATGACTGCAGCTCCCAGCGACGGACTTTATGGTGCAGAAAAAACCGATGAAGACCAGATAGGCGCGAGTTATGATGAGCTTGAATGGGCTATGAAACAAGTAGATAAGGATAAAACTGTAGATGCTTTTAAAGGACGTGAAAGAGAAGTCTTAAACATATATTTAACGTTGAATAGACGTAACCAGCACAAGATGAAACCTATACCTGTTTGGGAATTTCCAACTCAATTACAATAAGTTTAACCATAAAGTGCTGTGAAGTACGTATTTACCTACGAATATTAACGGTAAAAAGTGTTTATTGATTCTATCTTTGTATCAAACAAATGTTCATGAAAGTTCTTTTGGCAGATCATCATCCTCTATTTAGGCGTGGTATCAAAAGCATGATGAAAAGCAGTAAGAAATTCAACTTTAAAGGTAAGGTTGAAGATGGACGTTTCTTGATATCTGAAATTCAAAAATTATCTCCAGACATTCTTGTTCTTGAAGTTGATCTACCTAACTCTAATGGAGTAGGCGTTCTAAGAGAATTGAGAACCGAGTTTCCAGATCTTAAAGTACTAGTAGTAAGCTGTCATCCAGAAGAGATTTATGCTCATTCATCCATAAAAGCTGGAGCTAACGGGTACATTGCCAAAACAAGATCAGTCAAGGAAGTGAAAAAAGCTTTTGAGACTGTTGCAGCTGGGAAGAAATTTCTATCAGAGAATATTAAAAGAAAAGAAAGCAATAAAGCCACTAGCGCTGAAGTGCTGAGATTTAAAACACTTTCTACCAGAGAGATTGAGGTCCTTAACCTACTTTCAAGAGGTAAGCGCAATAAAGAGATCGCTCAATCACTAGCCATCAATGAGAAAACTGTAAGTACTTATAAGACTCGTTTACTCAAAAAGTTGAATGTAGATAACATTGCAGAGCTGATCCACCAGTCTCGATTGTTGCAAATTACCAACTAGATTACCCTATTCAATCGTTTACCTAGATCACGATAAAGAGCTTGATAGTTCTTTATTTGTGTTAATACTTCGAGATTAGAAGCTTCTGGATCGCTGGATATATCATCCATAGCAGCATTCACTTTCTTATCAATCAATAACCTACGGAAGTTTAGAATCGTTTCAGTCAAATACCGACTAATCATATCTTCTTTTTGAGTGACAAAAATTTGCTTGTCTTCCCAACGACTCAATGCATGTCTATCTTCATCCATAATGAGATCTGCTACCAGTTGTGCTTCTTGATCATCAAGCTCTGTCATGACGATGTTCATATCAATCTTGCCTTGCAGCAGCATCATATCGATGAGCTTAGGATAAAGATTCTTGAAGTAAGTATTGCTGAACTCAAACTCATCAGACTGTAGTTCTAGAAACATTTTTTCATACACTGGTCGCTCAGACTTCATCTGTTCCATCTCAATTTCACCTTCTACGCTATCTTGATAAAACACCTCTTCAAACACCTCGCTGCGATCACCATACATGAGTAAGATTTTGATGAGCGTGCGCTCCAGTACTTCTCTTCTATCGACAGTCTCGCTGGCTACGGTCTCTACTTTTTTGAGTCTATCGACCTCTTTATC
This window harbors:
- the gldC gene encoding gliding motility protein GldC; translated protein: MSKKSKRSEIRIGIELDENRVPENIVWSAPDGGVDTAVSKAMMVSMWDSVEKESFRIDLWTKDMPVDEMRVFFHQTLVSMADTYHRATNDEKMRDTMLDFCDYFAEKLDLKKDS
- a CDS encoding response regulator, with amino-acid sequence MKVLLADHHPLFRRGIKSMMKSSKKFNFKGKVEDGRFLISEIQKLSPDILVLEVDLPNSNGVGVLRELRTEFPDLKVLVVSCHPEEIYAHSSIKAGANGYIAKTRSVKEVKKAFETVAAGKKFLSENIKRKESNKATSAEVLRFKTLSTREIEVLNLLSRGKRNKEIAQSLAINEKTVSTYKTRLLKKLNVDNIAELIHQSRLLQITN
- the yihA gene encoding ribosome biogenesis GTP-binding protein YihA/YsxC, yielding MKINTAEFVISNQDVSKCPKNRIPEYAFIGRSNVGKSSLINMLADHKNLAKTSGRPGKTQLINHFLINKEWYLVDLPGYGYARVSKSNKKKFQKFITNYFEQREQLVSAFVLVDIRHEPQPIDMEFMEYLGVNGIPFSIIFTKADKLKPNAIDRNVEVYKNILLESIWEEIPPYFITSSSHKTGRDEVLNYIQSINENMNQ
- a CDS encoding alpha/beta fold hydrolase, giving the protein MAQELIKDGKFEYYSKGEGTPIIILHGLMGGLSNFQGVIDFFPEKGYQVIAPSLPLYTMPLVKTSVGTFAKHIKKFIDHLGLEDVILLGNSLGGHIGLVTTKLYPEKIKALVITGSSGLYESAMGESYPKRGDYEYIKKKSEDVFYDPAVATKEIVDEVFGVVNDRKKLIKTLAIAKSAIRHNMSKDLPNMTTPTCIIWGKQDGVTPPDVAIEFDEKLPDSKLYWIDKCGHAAMMEHPDEFNEVLYSWLQERQF
- the nadE gene encoding NAD(+) synthase, whose translation is MKVDLVAQAIAKWLKDYADNAGVKGYVVGVSGGIDSAVTSSLCALTGLDVLCVEMPIHQHKDHVTRAQEHIKQLKARFDNVRDVRSDLTPVFDSFIAAMPESEMNDLVALTQGNTRARLRMTTLYYHAGINGLLVAGTGNKVEDFGVGFYTKYGDGGVDVSPIADLLKSQVYKLGKYLQVPESIMTAAPSDGLYGAEKTDEDQIGASYDELEWAMKQVDKDKTVDAFKGREREVLNIYLTLNRRNQHKMKPIPVWEFPTQLQ
- a CDS encoding DUF3820 family protein; translation: MLDPKSLVELAWYKMPYGKYKGQFLSDIPEPYYIWYRRKGFPDGKLGRYLQTVCDMKVEGIEYLLKDIRKNTINDH
- the gldB gene encoding gliding motility lipoprotein GldB, with protein sequence MINKMLRVFVVLAFAKALSSCTSSSKQEAEISNIPLQVEFIKFHQEFDNLKPAELPTFQSEYPVFFPASVPDSIWLAKLQGRDTIHNLLMNAVNEADFKYDQLQDEVEDVMRHVKYYFPEFKETNVVTVLTEVDDDLNVVATPQYLIIGIDNYLGSDHELYAGISRYKTARMNPENIVPDVAMEYAQLFVPPAQGRTFLDQMIYHGKLLYLQEQFAPTTAASYRLGYSQEKYDFAVNSEEQVWRYFIDNDVLYSTDQQLQARFMAPGPFSKFYLEIDNQTPGAIARFIGYKIVSAYMDNNVIQLEDLISVPATTLFNDSKYKPAR